TGTAGAAGAAACTGGCCGTGGAATTTACGAAGATAAAGCGATCAAAAACATGTACGCTTCTGAATATATTTGGAATAGCATCAAACACGATAAAACAGTTGGTGTCATTAATCAAGATGACCAAACAGGTTTAATCGAAATTGCTGAGCCCGTGGGTGTAGTTTGCGGTGTTACACCAACAACGAACCCAACATCAACAACAATCTTTAAAGCATTGATCGCAATCAAAACACGTAACCCGATCGTCTTTGCTTTCCATCCAAGTGCGCAAAAATGTTCCGCTGAAGCTGCTCGCATCGTCCGTGATGCCGCAATTAAAGCAGGAGCTCCTGAAAACTGTGTTCAATGGATCGAACAACCTTCATTAGAAGCAACATCAGGTTTGATGAATCACCCTGGAATCGCCATCGTTTTAGCCACTGGTGGTGCGGGTATGGTGAAATCAGCATACTCAACGGGTAAACCAGCGTTAGGCGTTGGGCCAGGAAACGTTCCTTCATATATTGAAAAAACAGCAAAAATCAAACGTGCTGTTAATGACTTGATCGTGTCTAAATCGTTTGATAACGGGATGATTTGTGCCTCTGAACAAGCGGTGATCGTAGACAAAGAAGTTTATGCAGCAGTAAAAGCTGAATTTGAAGCACATCAAGTGTACTTTGTGAAACCAAACGAATTACAAAAACTAGAAGATGCTGTTATGAATGAAGGCAAATATGCCGTAAATCCAGCAATTGTTGGTTACTCAGCAGAACATATCGCTGATTTAGCAGGAATCAAAGTACCAAAGGGAACAAAAATCTTAGTTGCTGAAATCGAAGGTGCAGGTGCTGAATATCCACTTTCACGTGAAAAATTATCTCCAGTATTAGCAATGATGAAAGCAAAAAATACAGATCATGCCTTCGACCTATGTGAAGCAATGCTTGAATTAGGTGGATTAGGACATACGGCTGTAATCCATACAGAAGACGAAGATTTACAAGTGAAATTTGGTCTACGCATGAAAGCGTGCCGTATTTTAGTAAACTCTCCATCTGCGGAAGGTGGAATCGGTAATATCTACAATGAAATGATTCCATCATTAACATTAGGCTGCGGGTCTTACGGTAAAAATTCAGTATCTAAAAACGTATCTGCTGTTAACTTGATCAACGTCAAAACTGTAGCGAAACGGAGAAATAATATGCAATGGTTTAAATTACCACCAAAAATTTTCTTTGAAAAAAATTCATTACAATATTTACAAAAAATGGAAAACGTTGAACGTGTGATGATCGTTTGTGATCCAGGAATGGTTCAATTCGGTTATGCTGATACGGTTCGTAAAGAGTTACAAAAACGTAAAAACGACGTGCAAATCGAAGTATTCTCAGCAGTAGAACCAAATCCATCTACAAATACAGTGTACGCTGGAACAAAAGTCATGGTTGATTTTGAACCAGATACAATCATCGCTTTAGGTGGGGGATCTGCAATGGATGCAGCTAAAGGCATGTGGATGTTCTATGAACACCCAGATACAGAGTTCTTTGGTGCTAAACAAAAATTCTTAGATATCCGTAAACGTACGTATAAAATTGAA
The DNA window shown above is from Enterococcus sp. 4G2_DIV0659 and carries:
- the adhE gene encoding bifunctional acetaldehyde-CoA/alcohol dehydrogenase, encoding MAKTMKKEDTKITDVSVMIDELARKANVALKEMEDFDQEKVDHIVHQMAMAALDQHMPLAKMAVEETGRGIYEDKAIKNMYASEYIWNSIKHDKTVGVINQDDQTGLIEIAEPVGVVCGVTPTTNPTSTTIFKALIAIKTRNPIVFAFHPSAQKCSAEAARIVRDAAIKAGAPENCVQWIEQPSLEATSGLMNHPGIAIVLATGGAGMVKSAYSTGKPALGVGPGNVPSYIEKTAKIKRAVNDLIVSKSFDNGMICASEQAVIVDKEVYAAVKAEFEAHQVYFVKPNELQKLEDAVMNEGKYAVNPAIVGYSAEHIADLAGIKVPKGTKILVAEIEGAGAEYPLSREKLSPVLAMMKAKNTDHAFDLCEAMLELGGLGHTAVIHTEDEDLQVKFGLRMKACRILVNSPSAEGGIGNIYNEMIPSLTLGCGSYGKNSVSKNVSAVNLINVKTVAKRRNNMQWFKLPPKIFFEKNSLQYLQKMENVERVMIVCDPGMVQFGYADTVRKELQKRKNDVQIEVFSAVEPNPSTNTVYAGTKVMVDFEPDTIIALGGGSAMDAAKGMWMFYEHPDTEFFGAKQKFLDIRKRTYKIEKAVKTQFVCIPTTSGTGSEVTPFAVITDSDTHVKYPLADYALTPDVAIIDPQFVMSVPASVTADTGMDVLTHAIESYVSVMASDYTRGLSLQAIKLVFEHLENSVKRPDAESREKMHNASTMAGMAFANAFLGICHSVAHKIGGEYGIPHGRTNAILLPHIIRYNAKDPSKHAMFPKYDYFRADTDYADIAKFLGLKGKNTAELVDALAKAVYDLGTSVGIDMSLKAQGVTQETLASTVDHMAELAYEDQCTTANPKEPLISELKQIIIDAYNG